One Brassica napus cultivar Da-Ae chromosome A1, Da-Ae, whole genome shotgun sequence genomic region harbors:
- the LOC106372559 gene encoding probable indole-3-pyruvate monooxygenase YUCCA8, which produces MVSSFYISIITSKHYLHSKFKTIYNITFIASISLYKLNLQLQKLVKENFKEKMENMFRLIDNDQEAATNRCIWVNGPVIVGAGPSGLATAACLREQSVPFVVLERADCIASLWQKRTYDRLKLHLPKQFCQLPKMPFPESFPEYPTKRQFIDYLESYASRFDISPKFNECVQTARFDETSGLWRVKTVSDAESTRTEVEYICRWLVVATGENAERVMPEIEGLSEFTGEVVHACDYKSGEKFAGKKVLVVGCGNSGMEVSLDLANHFAKPSMVVRSSVHVMPREIMGKSTFELAMKMLKWFPLWLVDKILLVLCWFVLGNIEKYGLKRPKMGPMELKSAKGKTPVLDIGALEKIRSGKIDVVPGVKRFNGNRVELVNGEELDVDSVVLATGYRSNVPYWLQESEFFAKNGFPKTAIGNSGWKGRTGLYAVGFTRRGLSGASMDAVNIAQDIGSVWKLETKQPTKRSTASHRRCISQQF; this is translated from the exons ATGGTATCTTCCTTCTATATAAGCATCATAACCTCCAAACACTATCTTCATTCCAAGTTCAAAACCATTTACAATATAACCTTCATTGCTTCAATCTCCCTCTACAAATTAAACCTTCAACTTCAAAAACTcgttaaagaaaattttaaagaaaaaatggagAATATGTTTCGTTTGATAGATAATGATCAAGAAGCAGCTACTAACCGGTGCATTTGGGTCAACGGACCGGTTATCGTCGGAGCAGGACCGTCCGGTCTAGCCACAGCCGCTTGTCTGAGGGAACAAAGCGTTCCTTTCGTGGTTCTCGAGAGAGCAGACTGTATCGCTTCCCTATGGCAAAAAAGAACATACGATCGTCTCAAGCTTCACCTCCCCAAGCAGTTCTGCCAATTACCGAAAATGCCCTTCCCGGAGAGCTTCCCGGAGTACCCCACGAAACGACAGTTCATCGATTATCTCGAGTCTTACGCCTCGCGGTTCGATATCAGCCCTAAGTTCAACGAGTGCGTGCAGACCGCTCGGTTCGACGAGACAAGCGGGCTGTGGCGAGTCAAGACCGTGTCGGACGCTGAGTCGACTCGGACGGAGGTGGAGTATATTTGCCGGTGGCTTGTGGTGGCTACGGGAGAGAATGCGGAGAGGGTGATGCCGGAGATTGAAGGGCTTTCTGAGTTTACCGGGGAGGTGGTCCACGCTTGTGATTACAAGTCCGGCGAGAAGTTCGCCGGGAAGAAAGTGTTGGTCGTTGGTTGTGGAAACTCCGGCATGGAGGTTTCTCTTGATCTTGCTAATCATTTCGCTAAGCCTTCCATGGTCGTTAGAAGCTCC gTTCATGTGATGCCGAGAGAAATAATGGGGAAGTCTACGTTTGAGCTTGCCATGAAGATGCTGAAGTGGTTTCCTTTATGGCTAGTGGACAAGATATTGTTGGTGTTGTGTTGGTTCGTGCTTGGAAACATCGAGAAGTACGGTTTGAAACGACCGAAGATGGGTCCGATGGAGCTAAAGAGCGCGAAAGGGAAGACGCCGGTTCTTGACATCGGAGCTTTAGAGAAGATCCGGTCGGGAAAGATCGATGTGGTTCCAGGAGTCAAAAGGTTTAACGGAAACAGAGTCGAGCTTGTTAATGGAGAGGAACTCGATGTCGACTCGGTGGTACTCGCTACTGGTTATCGCAGCAACGTTCCTTATTGGCTACAG GAAAGTGAGTTCTTTGCAAAGAATGGTTTCCCGAAAACAGCGATTGGAAACAGCGGTTGGAAGGGAAGGACCGGGTTGTATGCGGTTGGGTTCACGAGGAGAGGGCTCTCAGGTGCGTCAATGGACGCGGTAAACATCGCACAAGACATAGGCTCAGTTTGGAAACTAGAAACAAAGCAACCCACAAAACGCTCGACGGCTAGTCATCGAAGATGTATCTCTCAACAGTTCTAA